A window from Culex pipiens pallens isolate TS chromosome 3, TS_CPP_V2, whole genome shotgun sequence encodes these proteins:
- the LOC120429615 gene encoding uncharacterized protein LOC120429615, with protein MILQPGWMSFILLILAWLPPGSSFEPFTQHDLAAETLDCFVHLGVPPGRVRLYQAGLFPDDPGTWCLVRCVAIKLDLYGDRCGPDVGNLYVQFGGVAGGQSEVRFKQAAHSCIAGLADQYRGACERAYHMMIDCFGEQIRKLVAQNRTDPCADCYRMYDALYRSTMVEKKPSDKCGKSGKCNTKKKKKKLIAE; from the coding sequence ATGATCCTCCAGCCCGGTTGGATGTCATTTATCCTGCTAATCTTGGCGTGGCTTCCTCCGGGAAGCAGCTTTGAACCGTTCACCCAGCACGACCTGGCCGCCGAAACGCTGGACTGTTTCGTGCACTTGGGCGTCCCACCTGGGCGCGTTCGGCTCTACCAGGCCGGACTCTTTCCGGACGATCCCGGCACGTGGTGCCTGGTGCGGTGCGTGGCCATCAAGCTGGACCTTTACGGCGATCGGTGCGGACCGGATGTGGGCAATCTGTACGTGCAGTTCGGGGGGGTGGCTGGAGGTCAGAGTGAGGTTAGGTTCAAACAGGCCGCGCACAGCTGTATTGCTGGGTTGGCGGATCAGTACCGAGGGGCCTGTGAGCGGGCGTACCACATGATGATCGATTGCTTTGGGGAGCAGATCCGGAAGTTGGTTGCACAGAATCGAACCGACCCCTGCGCGGATTGTTACCGAATGTATGACGCGCTGTACCGTTCGACCATGGTCGAGAAGAAGCCCAGTGACAAGTGCGGCAAAAGTGGCAAATGTAAcaccaagaagaagaagaaaaaactaatCGCTGAATAA